A window from Myripristis murdjan chromosome 11, fMyrMur1.1, whole genome shotgun sequence encodes these proteins:
- the LOC115367892 gene encoding uncharacterized protein LOC115367892 — MTLSSILMWTFLCCCLTESRGQVTVTQPGAVRAAPGASVTITCKTSRDVQVWNSNHLLAWYQQRDGEIPKLLIYFANTRASGIPDRFTGSGSGSDFTLTISGVQAEDAAVYYCQSQHHINSQYLFTHQVLSMVLNAHQRLLSMVLNLPQRVLLVVLNVHQRLLSVVLNLPQQVLAVVLNVHQRVLSVVLNLHQQLLHIPPGVFVPPFEKLCLRAALGASTTITSKTSRDVYVFAFSYHCLAWYQQRNGGTPKLLIYWANTRKSGIPDRFSGSGSGSDFTLTISGVQAEDAAVYYCQSVHFTNSKDVFTQ, encoded by the exons atgactttgagctccatcctcatgtggactttcctctgctgctgcttgacag agtccagaggccaggtcacagtgactcagcctggagcagtgagggctgctccgggagcctccgtcaccatcacatgtaaaaccagccggGATGTTCAAGTGTGGAACAGCAACCACCTTTTAGCctggtaccaacagagagatggagaaattcCTAAACTCCTCATTTACTTTGCTAATACTCGAGCATCAGGGATTCCAgatcgttttacaggcagtggatcagggagtgacttcactctgaccatcagtggagtccaggctgaagatgcagcagtttactactgtcagagtcaacaccacatcaacagTCAGtatctgttcacaca CCAG gtactgtccatggttcTGAATGCGCATCAGCGgctactgtccatggtgctgaatctgcctcagcgggtactgctCGTGGTTCTGAATGTGCATCAGCggctactgtccgtggtgctgaatctgcctcagcaggtactggcCGTGGTTCTGAATGTGCATCAGcgggtgctgtccgtggtgctgaatctgcatcAGCAG ttgCTCCACATACCTCCAGGGGTAttcgtacccccatttgagaaactgtgct tgagggctgctctgggagcctcaACCACCATCACAAGTAAAACCAGCCGggatgtttatgtttttgctttcagCTACCACTGTTTAGCCTGGTACCaacagagaaatggaggaaCTCCTAAACTGCTCATTTACTGGGCTAATACTCGAAAATCAGGGATTCCAGATCGCTTttcaggcagtggatcagggagtgacttcactctgaccatcagtggagtccaggctgaagatgcagcagtttactactgtcagagtgtCCACTTTACCAACAGTAAAGacgtgttcacacagtga